DNA sequence from the Sulfurimonas sp. HSL3-1 genome:
GCGAGGAGAAATCCCTGGTCTTCTTTACCGAGAACGGTATCGTCAAGCGTACCAACCTCAGCGAATTCTCCAACATCCGCAGCAACGGGGTGCGCGCCATCGTCCTCGACGACGAGGATACGCTCATTACGGCGAAGATCGCCACGACGGAGACGAAGTACCTCTTCATCCTGACCAAGTACGCGCAGTGCATCAAGTTCGAGATCGACAAGACCCGCGATCAGGGCCGCAGTACCCGCGGGGTACGCGGTATCAAGTTCAAGCATGACGGCGACCGTGTCGTCGACGCGAACATCATCGACAGTGACGAGCAGGAGATCCTCACCGTCAGCGAGAAGGGGATCGGCAAGCGCACGACGGCGGGCGAATACCGCCTGACCAACCGCGCCGGCAGCGGGGTCATCGCCATGAAACTCAATGCCAAGACCGGCCAGCATGTCGTCGGTTGTGTGATCGTTAACGAAAATATGGACATGATGGCGCTGACCAAAGCCGGCAAGATGATCCGCGTCGATATGGAGAGCATCTCCAAATCGAGCCGTAATACGAGCGGCGTCTACATCGTCAAGGGCGATGATGTCGTCAGCATCTCCCGCTGTCCGAAAAAAGAGCCCGTGACCGACGAAGAGGATGACGGTGAAGAGGGCGGATCGGAGAGTGTCCAGATCGAGCCCGAACAGCAATCTTTTGATTTAGAATAATTTTACAAGGTAGTAAGCAGTAATGAAACAATACAACGTAGCCGTCGTCGGCGCCAGCGGTGCCGTCGGCGAAGAGATCCTGCGCATTTTTGAAGAGATCGATTTCCCCCTGGCCAAGCTCGTACCGATGGCCAGCAGCCGCAGTGCCGGCAATACCGTTGAATTTCGCGGGAATGAGCTCGTCATCAAGGAGCTGACGGAGACCGTCTTTGACGAAGAGGAGATCGAGATCGCCCTCTTCAGCGCCGGCGGTTCGGTTTCGGCGAAATTCGCCCCCTTCGCCGCCGCGGCCGGTGCCGTCGTCATCGACAACACCAGCCACTACCGGATGGACGAAGAGGTCCCTCTCGTCGTCCCGGAGGTCAATCCCGAAGATATCCGCGAGTGGAAGAAGAAAGGGATCATCGCCAATCCGAACTGTTCGACCATCCAGATGGTCCAGGCCCTCAAGCCCCTCGACGATGCCTTCGACCTACTCCGCGTCGACGTCAGTACCTACCAGGCGACCTCGGGCGCGGGCAAAGCGGCAATGGAAGAGCTTGTGCAGCAGATGCAGGACTTCTTCGCCTTCCGCCTGGACGAAAGCGAACACAACAAGTTCCCCCACCAGATCGCGCTGAACCTTATTCCGCAGATTGACGTCTTCACTGACAACGGCTATACGAAAGAGGAGATCAAAATGGTCAACGAGACCAAGAAGATCATGCACAAAGCCGTCGAACTGAGCGCTACCTGCGTCCGGGTCCCTGTGCTTCGCGGCCACTCCGAAGCGATCACGATGACCTTCGACGGCGCCCTCAGTGCCGCCGAAGCTCGCGAGGTCCTCTCCAAGGCGCCGAACATCGTCATCCAGGACGAACCCCAGGAGGGTGTCTACCCGATGCCGGCGGCCTGTATCGACCGCAACGAAACCTTTGTCGGGCGCATCAGAAGCGACCTCTACCGCGACAATATGCTCCACATGTGGGTCGTCGCGGACAACCTCCGCGTCGGTGCCGCGACCAATGCCGTGCGCATTGCGCAGAAATGGGTAGAGATGGGGGGTGCCGATGTTTGAGAAGATGTTTGAATCCGGTCTCTGGAACAGCCGCCTTTTCACTCTGTTCGCCGTTGTCTTTTCGCTGATCGGCGCCATCATCCTCTTCGTCGTCGCCAGCCTCGACATCTGGGGCGTCCTGGTACTGGTATGGGACGTTGTCGCGCACCACGCCCACCCCGAACACCTGCACGAAGACGTCGTGGCGAGCATCATCGGGGCCATCGACCTCTACCTCATTGCCATTGTGCTGCTGATCTTCAGCCTTGGGGTTTACGAGCTCTTCGTCTCCAAGATCGATGCGGCCGAAGACGAGGACGGCAAAAGCTCCTCGGTGCTTCAGATCCACTCCCTTGACCAGCTCAAAGACAAGATCGCCAAGGTCATCGTCATGGTCCTGGTCGTCAACTTCTTCCAGCGCGTGCTACACACCCAGTTCAACGGGGCGCTGGAGATGCTTTACTTTTCGGGGTCGATCCTGCTGCTCGCACTCGCCCTCTACTTTCTGCACAAAGGCGATCAGCCCCACTGATCGCCGGCAAAATCAATACCCATAGGAATATAAATGAGTAAAATCTTCGTCGATGCCTGCCTCGGAAAAGAGACACCGTATACCCCTGTCTGGATGATGCGCCAGGCCGGCCGCTACCTGCCCGAATACATGGAAGTCCGTGCCAAAGCGGGCAGTTTCCTCAACCTCTGCCACGACCCGGAAAAAGCGGCGGAAGTTACGCTCCAGCCCCTTGATATCGTCGGCGTCGACGCAGCGATCCTCTTTAGCGACATCCTCGTCATTCCCGACGAGATGGGAATGGACCTCTCCTTCGTCAAGGGTGAGGGTCCGAAGTTCAGCGACCCGATCGAAACGCAGGCGGACGTCGACCGCCTCATCGGCGGCGAGGAAGCAGCGGACAAGCTCACCTACGTTTACGACACGATCAAGCTGCTGCGTCAGCAGCTCGACGAGCGCAGCGACGAGAAAGCACTGATCGGCTTTACCGGTGCCCCCTGGACCCTGGCGACCTACATGATCGAAGGCCAGGGCACGAAGACCTACAACATCTGCAAGAAGATGATGTACTCCAACCCGGAACTGCTGCACAGCGTCCTCAAAAAAGTCACCGAGGTCGTCAAGTACTACATGGAGAAGCAGATCCAAAGCGGCGTTGACGTCGTGCAGATCTTCGACTCCTGGGCCGCGGCGATCGAACCGGGCAAATACGACGAGTTCTCCTGGCAGTACATGGTCGAGATCGCCGAGTATCTCAAAGAGAAGTATCCGCACGTGCCGGTCATCATGTTCCCCAAGGGGATCGCGGCCTTCATCGAGCGCGGCCTCGTCTACGGCAACTTTGATGTCATGGGCATCGACTGGGGTACCCCGATGGCCCTGGCCAAGGAGAAGCTCGGCGACAAGTACGTCCTGCAGGGCAATATGGAGCCGTGCCGCCTTTACTCCAAGGAGGCCACGACAGCCTGCATCGAAGTGATCCAGAAGACGATGGGCGGCAAACGCCATATCTTCAACCTCGGCCACGGCATCCTGCCCGACGTTCCCGTCGAAAACGCCATCCACTTCGTCAACGAGTGCCACCGCGTCAGCACCAAAGCCTGACGCCTAAGAAGCAGGAGCAAGGGATGAGTGCGATCTTCGGCCCGGTCAACTCCCGCCGTTTCGGTACCTCCCTCGGTATCGACCTCTCCCCCGGTCTCAAACAGTGTAACTTCGACTGTCTCTACTGCGAGCTTGCCCCCGCTGCGCCTGTCACCGTACAGACTCAGCGCAGCGGTGTCGACGAGATCATCGCCGAACTGCGAAGCGCCCTGGCCGAACATCCCGGCATCGACGACATCACTGTCACCGCCAACGGCGAACCGACCCTCTACCCCGACCTGGCTACACTGGTAGACCGTATTGACGCCGTCAAAGGTAATACGAAGACCCTCATTCTGACCAACAGTGCTACCCTCACCGACCCGAAGACCTTTGCCACCCTGCTCAAGTTCGACCAGGTCAAGCTCTCCCTCGATGCGGTCACCCCGGAAGTCTTCCGCAAGATAGACCGCCCCGCCGAAGGGATCGAGATCGTTGCGCTCGTGGATGCCGTCAAAACATTCGCCACAGCGTACAAAGGTGACCTCTACCTGGAGATCCTCTTCGTCCACGGCCTCAATGACACGGACGAAGAGATCGCCGCGCTCAACAGCGTCCTGCACGACATCCCCTGCAAACGGGTCGATATCGGGACGATCGACCGCCCACCGGCGTACCCCGTACAGGGGCTTAGCTACGGCGAGCTGCACGAGGTCGCCTCCAAATTCGACCCCGACCTCCCGATCCACATCGCCTCGCGCACCCATGCCGAATCGTGCCAGGGACGCTACAGCGATGATGCGATCCTCAACACCCTCGACAAACGGCCGCTGAGCATGGAGGACATCGCCCTGCTCTTTGATGACGAGAGCCGGGAGCGGTTCCACTCCCTCGTTGAAACGGGACGTATCGTCGCCGAAGACAGCTCGGGAATCACCTTCTACATGCCCGCCAAAAACCTTCACCGTAAACGCGCCAAAAATCCTTGACTTTTCAGGGAGTTTTCCTTATAATTTCGGCCTCTTAACGATTCCGGATTAGCTCAGCGGTAGAGTAGGTGACTGTTAATCACTTGGTCACTGGTTCGAATCCAGTATCCGGAGCCATTTTCTTCGACGCTTTTTCCTTTACTCTTCGTTGTCAACAAGCTCATGTACATGAGTACACTTCACTTGTCTCCGCCTCGATTAAAGAAAAAATCGTCTTCGAAAATTTGCTTATCCAAAAAAACATGCATTTAGCATCTTTTTTATCGGTATATCGTTGTCGACAAGTTCATGTACAGCAGTACACTTCGCCTATCTGCCTCGATTAAAAAAAAATTGCCTGTAAAAGACTTATCGCTTCAGAACCTTTACCCTTCGTAGCTGCGGGCGATGCGCTGAAAATCCTCCGAACGCTCCATCAGCTCTGCGAAGCTTCCCGCGTCCGTGATCTCACCCGCCTTGAAGAAGTAGAGCCTGTCGGCGTGTTCGACAGTGGTGAGGCGGTGGGCGATCATGATGGTGATCTTGTCTTTCGTATAGGACGCCAGCGCCTTCTGAATGCGGAGTTCGCTCTCGTTGTCCAGTGCGCTGGTCGCCTCGTCGAGGATCAGTACGGAAGCGTTCTTGTAGATCGCCCGCGCGATGGCGATGCGCTGGCGCTGGCCGCCTGAGAGGTTCGCACCCCCCTCTTCCATCAGCGTATGGATCCCCTCCGGCAATCCCTGGGCAAAATCATAGGCATCGGCCAGCTTCAGCGCCTCGATGACCCTCGCTTCGTCCAGTTCCAGACCGTAGGCGACGTTTTCGGCGAGGCTGTCCTGCATGACGTAGACGCGCTGGGAGACGACGGCCATCTGCTTGAGCAGAGAACGGTGGTCATACTCCCGCACGTCCCTGCCGTTGATGCGCAGCTCTCCCTCTGATGGATCGTAAAAGCGGAGCAGGAGATTGACCAACGAACTCTTCCCGCCCCCGCTGTCGCCGACGAGGGCGATCTGCTCGGAAGGGTGGATGGAGAGCGACACATCCCGCAATGCGTGTGTCTCTCCATAATCGAGCGCGACATGACTGAATCCGATCTCCCGGATCGGTTCCTCCAGAAGCGCACTCCCCTCTTCTATCATGCTTTCGCGGTCGAGGACGCTGAAGATCCGCTCGCTGGCGGCGATGGCATTCTGGATCTTCCCGTAGATAGAGCTGACGCGCCGCAGCGGCTGAAAAGTGAGCCCCACGGCCGTCAGGAACGCCGTAAACTCCCCGACGGTCATCTGGTTGTTAAAGACCTGCTGCCCCGCGATAAAGATGACGGCGGCCAGGCCTGTGGCGCCCAGGACCTCCATCATCGGCGAGACGATCTCGTTCGTATAGACCGCTTTCATATTCAGCTTGAAGAACTTGTTGTTCTCCGCATCGAAGCGTCCCATCTCGTAGGCTTCGGTGCCGTTGGCCTTGATGATCTCCGCGTTGTTGAAGACCTCGGTCAGGCGCGTGACGACGTCGGCATTCTTCTCCTGCGACCGGTGCGAGAGGCGGCGCAGGCGCTTGGCAATGAGAATCAGCGGATAGATCGCCAGCGGCAGCACGACCAGTGAATAGAAGGCCAGTTCGGCGTTGAGGTAGATGACGTAGACGATCAGGCCGAGTGCCGTCAGAGACTCCCGGACCAGTTCGGGCAGCATGTTGGAGACAAAGTACTGCACCCGGTTAATATCGTTGGTGATGCGGCTGATCAGCTCCCCGCTTCGGTTGGCGTGCAGGAAGGCCATATCCAGATGCAGCATATGGTCGAGCAGCTGCGAACGCAGCCGGGTAATGATATGCTGGCCGATATAGTTCATAAAGACGGCCTGCAGGTAGCGCCCGACCGATTTGACGACGTAGATGCCGATCATCATCAAGGGGATGTAGTAGAGCATCTGCGGGTCTTTCTCGATGAACATCTTGTCCATCAGCGGCTGCATGATCTGCGCCGTCGCCACGGTGGCAAGTACCGTCATGATGATCCCGATGAGGACGATGAAGTAGTAGCCTTTATACCCCTTGATGTACGGCCAGAACCGCCTAAAAGTCTGTTTCATTCACTCCCCTTTTCCCATACGGGTTTCGCCTGTTCATGCGCCTGCCGCACCAGGTACTCGGTCACCGCCAGCGCGGCGTTGTACTTCTGCTCGCAGGCACGCTGCTGCGCATTGGCGGCATGGCCGGTTTTGAACGCTCCCCCCGCCGAGACGATGACCCCCGCGTCGTTATAGCCGCAGTGCAGCGCCGCAGGATCGTAGAGGTCCTCCCCGACGGCTATATAGGCCGTGTTGGAAAGGGTACGGCCGTAAAGCGTCGGGAAGAGGTCATTATGCGATGCGCTGACGTTGCGGTCGAACGGTTCGGTCTTCAAATACGGCGGCAGGTAGAGGTAGAACGGTACCTGCTTGCCTTCCTGTGGGGGGTTATCGTAATGCATGATCCCC
Encoded proteins:
- a CDS encoding YqhA family protein, which gives rise to MFEKMFESGLWNSRLFTLFAVVFSLIGAIILFVVASLDIWGVLVLVWDVVAHHAHPEHLHEDVVASIIGAIDLYLIAIVLLIFSLGVYELFVSKIDAAEDEDGKSSSVLQIHSLDQLKDKIAKVIVMVLVVNFFQRVLHTQFNGALEMLYFSGSILLLALALYFLHKGDQPH
- a CDS encoding ABC transporter ATP-binding protein: MKQTFRRFWPYIKGYKGYYFIVLIGIIMTVLATVATAQIMQPLMDKMFIEKDPQMLYYIPLMMIGIYVVKSVGRYLQAVFMNYIGQHIITRLRSQLLDHMLHLDMAFLHANRSGELISRITNDINRVQYFVSNMLPELVRESLTALGLIVYVIYLNAELAFYSLVVLPLAIYPLILIAKRLRRLSHRSQEKNADVVTRLTEVFNNAEIIKANGTEAYEMGRFDAENNKFFKLNMKAVYTNEIVSPMMEVLGATGLAAVIFIAGQQVFNNQMTVGEFTAFLTAVGLTFQPLRRVSSIYGKIQNAIAASERIFSVLDRESMIEEGSALLEEPIREIGFSHVALDYGETHALRDVSLSIHPSEQIALVGDSGGGKSSLVNLLLRFYDPSEGELRINGRDVREYDHRSLLKQMAVVSQRVYVMQDSLAENVAYGLELDEARVIEALKLADAYDFAQGLPEGIHTLMEEGGANLSGGQRQRIAIARAIYKNASVLILDEATSALDNESELRIQKALASYTKDKITIMIAHRLTTVEHADRLYFFKAGEITDAGSFAELMERSEDFQRIARSYEG
- a CDS encoding radical SAM protein, yielding MSAIFGPVNSRRFGTSLGIDLSPGLKQCNFDCLYCELAPAAPVTVQTQRSGVDEIIAELRSALAEHPGIDDITVTANGEPTLYPDLATLVDRIDAVKGNTKTLILTNSATLTDPKTFATLLKFDQVKLSLDAVTPEVFRKIDRPAEGIEIVALVDAVKTFATAYKGDLYLEILFVHGLNDTDEEIAALNSVLHDIPCKRVDIGTIDRPPAYPVQGLSYGELHEVASKFDPDLPIHIASRTHAESCQGRYSDDAILNTLDKRPLSMEDIALLFDDESRERFHSLVETGRIVAEDSSGITFYMPAKNLHRKRAKNP
- the hemE gene encoding uroporphyrinogen decarboxylase, with the translated sequence MSKIFVDACLGKETPYTPVWMMRQAGRYLPEYMEVRAKAGSFLNLCHDPEKAAEVTLQPLDIVGVDAAILFSDILVIPDEMGMDLSFVKGEGPKFSDPIETQADVDRLIGGEEAADKLTYVYDTIKLLRQQLDERSDEKALIGFTGAPWTLATYMIEGQGTKTYNICKKMMYSNPELLHSVLKKVTEVVKYYMEKQIQSGVDVVQIFDSWAAAIEPGKYDEFSWQYMVEIAEYLKEKYPHVPVIMFPKGIAAFIERGLVYGNFDVMGIDWGTPMALAKEKLGDKYVLQGNMEPCRLYSKEATTACIEVIQKTMGGKRHIFNLGHGILPDVPVENAIHFVNECHRVSTKA
- a CDS encoding aspartate-semialdehyde dehydrogenase, whose protein sequence is MKQYNVAVVGASGAVGEEILRIFEEIDFPLAKLVPMASSRSAGNTVEFRGNELVIKELTETVFDEEEIEIALFSAGGSVSAKFAPFAAAAGAVVIDNTSHYRMDEEVPLVVPEVNPEDIREWKKKGIIANPNCSTIQMVQALKPLDDAFDLLRVDVSTYQATSGAGKAAMEELVQQMQDFFAFRLDESEHNKFPHQIALNLIPQIDVFTDNGYTKEEIKMVNETKKIMHKAVELSATCVRVPVLRGHSEAITMTFDGALSAAEAREVLSKAPNIVIQDEPQEGVYPMPAACIDRNETFVGRIRSDLYRDNMLHMWVVADNLRVGAATNAVRIAQKWVEMGGADV